The following proteins come from a genomic window of Hymenobacter canadensis:
- a CDS encoding class I adenylate-forming enzyme family protein codes for MQPLAYISASSMLGIAAGPVASTHRRPAVPAPTSPGTNYASLILAQLRHHPAQPCLVWPAPDGSTSRHTGHDLLQRIAAHRQQLLTAGVQPGHPVLLAVPVSVELIAGLLAVQALGAVPVLPPAGASGWQLLHLTRRLSIGVVLTATAPRQLLRLVAGLLGVQLIAAEAGPLGAAIDGWEACPVPAQQPALVSHSSGSTGRPKAIRRSHAVLQAQHAAIKAAFPPWQGQRDFPLFPNVLLHNLAAGVVSVLPAVPWHDLRQLSPARLVAQLQDERVQTLTGNVAYFAALLAHLQRQPVALPDVVAVGVGGSPVPEPLAQQLRQAFGQAAVHVIYGSSEAEPIAVRQVTDDVPNPLAGYCVGTIQSGLEWRFELLGVLQGRATPGQPVGELWVRGAHVAATPGEWLRTGDYGYVADGQLYLTGRQGNEQLHHGVQHYQLEHLLYHLPGVERAAARADAAGFTVFVQGTVPPASVARLLAEQFPGVPVLAIHFRTMLPVDARHHSKILYSQLR; via the coding sequence ATGCAGCCACTCGCCTACATTTCCGCTTCTTCCATGCTGGGCATTGCCGCCGGCCCAGTCGCCAGTACCCACCGCCGCCCGGCAGTGCCGGCGCCGACAAGCCCCGGCACCAACTACGCCAGCCTCATTCTGGCGCAGCTGCGGCACCATCCAGCCCAGCCGTGCCTGGTGTGGCCCGCTCCCGATGGCAGCACCAGCCGGCACACCGGCCACGACCTGCTGCAGCGCATTGCGGCCCACCGGCAACAGCTGCTGACGGCGGGCGTGCAGCCCGGCCACCCCGTGCTGCTGGCAGTACCCGTGAGCGTGGAGCTGATAGCGGGTTTGCTGGCGGTGCAGGCATTGGGGGCCGTGCCGGTGCTGCCACCCGCCGGGGCCTCCGGCTGGCAGCTGCTGCACCTGACGCGCCGCCTGAGCATTGGGGTAGTGCTGACTGCAACTGCGCCCCGCCAGCTGCTCCGGCTGGTTGCTGGGCTCCTCGGCGTGCAGCTGATAGCGGCAGAGGCCGGGCCGCTGGGAGCTGCTATTGATGGCTGGGAAGCCTGCCCGGTGCCGGCGCAGCAGCCGGCGCTGGTGTCGCATAGCTCCGGCTCTACGGGGCGCCCCAAGGCCATCCGGCGCAGCCACGCGGTGCTGCAGGCACAGCACGCAGCCATCAAGGCTGCGTTTCCGCCGTGGCAGGGGCAGCGGGACTTCCCGCTGTTTCCGAACGTGCTGCTGCACAACCTGGCGGCGGGCGTGGTGAGCGTGCTGCCCGCCGTGCCCTGGCACGACCTCCGTCAGCTCAGCCCGGCCCGGCTGGTGGCCCAGCTTCAGGATGAGCGGGTGCAGACCCTGACCGGCAACGTGGCCTACTTTGCCGCCCTGCTGGCCCACCTGCAACGGCAGCCGGTCGCGCTGCCCGACGTGGTGGCCGTGGGCGTGGGCGGCTCGCCGGTACCGGAACCGCTGGCGCAGCAGCTCCGGCAGGCGTTCGGGCAGGCGGCGGTGCACGTCATCTACGGCTCATCAGAGGCCGAGCCCATTGCCGTGCGGCAGGTGACCGACGACGTGCCCAACCCGCTGGCCGGCTACTGCGTGGGTACTATTCAGAGCGGGCTGGAATGGCGGTTTGAGTTGCTGGGCGTGCTGCAGGGCCGCGCCACGCCGGGCCAGCCAGTGGGCGAGCTGTGGGTGCGGGGCGCGCACGTAGCCGCTACGCCCGGCGAGTGGCTGCGCACCGGCGACTACGGCTACGTGGCCGACGGCCAGCTTTACCTCACCGGCCGCCAGGGCAACGAACAACTGCACCACGGCGTGCAGCACTACCAATTGGAGCACCTGCTCTACCACCTGCCCGGCGTGGAGCGCGCCGCCGCCCGCGCCGATGCCGCCGGCTTCACGGTATTCGTGCAGGGCACAGTGCCGCCCGCAAGCGTAGCCCGGCTGCTGGCCGAACAATTCCCAGGGGTGCCGGTGCTAGCCATCCATTTTCGGACTATGCTGCCCGTGGACGCGCGTCATCATTCCAAAATTCTCTACTCTCAGCTTCGCTAG
- a CDS encoding DUF3419 family protein — protein sequence MESEFYNVALDRLRYSLVWEDSRTLYGALTIQPTDHVLVIASAGCNVLNALLRNPRHVTAIDLNPVQLQLLRLKLHIIQYHEHAVLRGLLGLAGPAAVAAAWQTVAPTLPAAEQAYWAAFFQSQPAGILTAGRLESYVTGFLPTLTPTLQAHLRQLLEFDTVAEQAAYFEAELAGSEFAAQFMAYFDEANLSKGRDPRLFRYAAESGGEAFYSRLRDTLRTELMRDNFFLRFFFFGPENLPCAILPPCYQRRHHALLRRQLPKLTLAAGEAVDYLRSAAGRHITKASLSNIFEYTSPAEFQRTTQALFADSRPLRVVYWNLLLDQGADIAPGAAPLPVATAVSERLSQQEACFYFRNVRVLDSRQICAAASSTPAFLANCA from the coding sequence ATGGAATCCGAGTTCTACAATGTGGCGCTGGACCGCCTGCGCTACTCGCTGGTGTGGGAAGACAGCCGCACGCTCTACGGCGCCCTTACCATTCAGCCCACCGACCACGTGCTGGTAATAGCCTCGGCAGGCTGCAACGTGCTCAATGCCCTGCTCCGCAACCCGCGCCACGTCACGGCCATCGACCTGAACCCGGTGCAGCTGCAGCTGCTGCGCCTGAAGCTGCACATCATCCAGTACCACGAGCACGCCGTGCTGCGCGGTCTGCTGGGGCTGGCCGGACCGGCGGCGGTGGCGGCAGCCTGGCAAACGGTAGCGCCTACGCTGCCAGCCGCCGAGCAGGCGTATTGGGCAGCATTTTTCCAGAGTCAGCCGGCCGGTATTCTCACGGCGGGGCGATTGGAGAGCTACGTCACGGGCTTTCTGCCGACGCTGACTCCTACTCTGCAGGCCCACCTGCGGCAGCTGCTGGAGTTTGATACGGTGGCCGAGCAGGCCGCTTATTTTGAGGCCGAGCTGGCGGGGTCGGAGTTTGCGGCGCAGTTCATGGCGTATTTCGATGAGGCCAACCTGAGCAAGGGCCGCGACCCGCGCCTGTTTCGGTACGCGGCCGAGTCGGGTGGCGAGGCCTTTTACAGCCGCCTGCGCGACACGCTGCGCACCGAGCTGATGCGCGACAATTTCTTTCTGCGGTTCTTCTTCTTCGGGCCCGAGAACCTGCCCTGCGCCATTCTGCCGCCCTGCTACCAGCGCCGCCACCACGCGCTGCTGCGCCGGCAGCTGCCCAAGCTCACGCTGGCGGCAGGCGAGGCCGTGGACTACCTGCGCAGCGCGGCGGGCCGGCACATCACCAAAGCCAGCCTGTCCAACATCTTCGAGTATACCAGTCCGGCCGAGTTCCAGCGGACCACCCAGGCCCTGTTTGCGGACAGCCGGCCGCTGCGGGTGGTGTACTGGAACCTCCTGCTCGACCAGGGCGCCGACATTGCCCCGGGCGCCGCGCCGCTGCCAGTAGCCACGGCGGTTTCAGAGCGGTTGTCGCAGCAGGAAGCCTGCTTCTACTTCCGCAATGTACGCGTGCTTGACTCGCGCCAGATCTGCGCCGCCGCTTCTTCCACGCCTGCTTTCCTCGCCAACTGTGCCTGA